Proteins co-encoded in one Elusimicrobiota bacterium genomic window:
- a CDS encoding EVE domain-containing protein, producing MRYWLVKSEPDEYSIDDLARDQTGVWDGVRNYQARNYLKEMNKGDLLLFYHSSCRPQAVAGIAKVIRTAEPDPTQFDPRNERYDPGSAPANPRWFQVAIAFVQKFAEALTLEEIKRIPALKNMVLLKRGRLSVQPVSPDEWAVVLKAKNQG from the coding sequence ATGCGTTATTGGCTGGTCAAGTCGGAGCCCGACGAATACTCCATCGACGATTTGGCGCGCGACCAAACGGGCGTTTGGGACGGGGTGCGCAATTATCAGGCGAGAAATTACCTTAAGGAAATGAACAAGGGCGATTTGCTTTTGTTTTATCATTCGAGCTGCCGGCCGCAGGCCGTCGCCGGCATCGCCAAGGTTATTCGAACCGCTGAGCCGGACCCGACGCAATTTGACCCCCGGAACGAGCGTTATGACCCCGGTTCGGCGCCCGCAAATCCGCGTTGGTTTCAGGTGGCCATCGCCTTCGTCCAAAAATTCGCCGAAGCGTTGACGCTTGAAGAAATCAAGCGGATCCCGGCTTTGAAGAATATGGTTCTTTTGAAAAGGGGCCGCTTGTCGGTTCAGCCCGTGTCGCCGGATGAATGGGCCGTTGTTTTAAAAGCGAAAAATCAGGGATAG
- a CDS encoding RtcB family protein encodes MPGLKKIDEFRWELPRQGAMRVPGIIYASESMLPKILTDKASEQVANVATLPGIVGQSLAMPDVHWGYGFPVGGVAATDLKEGVISPGGIGFDISCGVRLLRSELNVDEVRPKLEPLMDALFHAVPSGVGSTGKIKLKDKEMRRVLEHGAVWAIEQGYGWPEDQDTIEDNGRLPGADPGIVSDRAIERGSDQLGTLGSGNHFLEIQWIDEIYDDAVAQIFGLFKNQIVILIHTGSRGCGYQICDDFLKTMQRAAEKYQIKLPDKQLASAPLSSPEGKDYFAAMCAGANFARANRQTITHWTRETFEKMFGRTARELGLSVLYDVCHNIGKIEEHQINGKKIKVCVHRKGATRAFPAGHPEVPEKYRSVGQPVLLPGSMGTASYVLVGTEQAMAETFGTTAHGAGRAMSRVQAAKRIQGRQLQQDLKAQGIIVRTDSYKGLAEEAPFAYKDVSEVVEVCHGAGLSKKVARMRPLGVVKG; translated from the coding sequence ATGCCCGGCCTCAAAAAAATCGACGAATTCCGCTGGGAGTTGCCCCGCCAAGGAGCCATGCGCGTGCCGGGAATCATCTACGCCTCGGAATCCATGCTGCCTAAAATCCTGACGGACAAAGCTTCGGAGCAAGTCGCTAATGTCGCGACCTTGCCCGGAATCGTCGGACAATCGCTGGCCATGCCGGATGTTCATTGGGGCTACGGTTTCCCGGTCGGGGGCGTCGCGGCCACGGACTTAAAAGAAGGCGTCATTTCACCCGGCGGCATCGGTTTTGATATTTCCTGCGGCGTCCGCCTCTTGCGTTCCGAGTTGAACGTGGATGAGGTCCGGCCGAAACTTGAACCCCTGATGGACGCACTTTTTCACGCCGTGCCCAGCGGCGTGGGCTCAACCGGAAAAATCAAATTGAAGGACAAGGAGATGCGCCGGGTCCTGGAACACGGCGCAGTCTGGGCCATCGAGCAAGGATACGGCTGGCCAGAAGATCAGGACACCATTGAAGACAACGGCCGGCTGCCGGGCGCAGACCCCGGCATCGTGTCCGATCGCGCCATCGAGCGCGGCAGCGATCAATTGGGCACGCTAGGCAGCGGCAATCACTTTTTGGAAATTCAATGGATCGATGAAATTTATGATGACGCCGTCGCCCAGATTTTTGGGCTTTTTAAAAATCAAATCGTCATTTTGATCCATACGGGATCGCGCGGCTGCGGCTATCAAATCTGCGATGATTTTTTGAAAACCATGCAGCGCGCCGCTGAAAAATATCAAATCAAGCTCCCGGACAAGCAATTAGCCAGCGCGCCGCTGTCCTCCCCGGAAGGCAAGGATTATTTCGCGGCCATGTGCGCGGGCGCCAATTTCGCTCGCGCCAACCGCCAAACCATCACGCACTGGACCCGCGAAACCTTTGAAAAAATGTTCGGACGCACGGCCCGGGAATTAGGATTGAGCGTGCTTTACGATGTCTGCCACAATATCGGCAAAATCGAAGAGCATCAAATCAACGGGAAAAAAATCAAGGTTTGCGTGCACCGCAAAGGAGCCACGCGCGCTTTTCCCGCCGGGCACCCCGAGGTGCCGGAGAAATACCGCTCCGTGGGCCAGCCCGTGCTGTTGCCCGGCTCCATGGGAACGGCAAGCTATGTTTTAGTCGGCACCGAGCAGGCCATGGCGGAAACATTCGGCACCACGGCGCACGGCGCCGGGCGGGCCATGAGCCGGGTTCAAGCCGCCAAACGGATTCAAGGACGGCAATTGCAACAGGATTTAAAAGCGCAAGGCATTATCGTGCGCACCGATTCTTATAAAGGTTTGGCCGAAGAAGCGCCGTTCGCCTATAAAGACGTTTCCGAAGTCGTGGAGGTCTGCCACGGCGCCGGGCTTTCAAAAAAAGTCGCGCGAATGCGCCCGTTAGGCGTGGTCAAAGGCTGA
- a CDS encoding archease codes for MPKTPNTANGRFRFTEHTSEIGIEIEAPDLNAFFQTAGYGLIKLVLPQTPQGGRVAEKTAALRAETTEELLVAWLNEVVFWIQTQRFVAQNFDLSADQNGTALAVRAKGKSFDRLPLVLEVKAATYQRLKIIRSKNTVKTTVILDI; via the coding sequence ATGCCCAAAACGCCGAATACCGCCAACGGCCGGTTCCGCTTCACCGAACATACCTCGGAAATCGGGATTGAGATTGAAGCCCCTGATCTCAACGCGTTCTTTCAAACGGCAGGGTACGGCCTGATCAAGCTCGTCCTGCCTCAAACGCCGCAAGGCGGCCGGGTGGCCGAAAAAACAGCGGCGCTCCGGGCCGAAACAACGGAAGAGCTTCTGGTGGCTTGGCTCAATGAAGTTGTTTTTTGGATTCAAACCCAACGCTTTGTTGCGCAAAATTTCGACTTAAGCGCCGATCAAAACGGAACCGCGCTGGCGGTTCGCGCCAAAGGCAAAAGCTTCGACCGCCTGCCCCTGGTCCTTGAAGTGAAAGCAGCCACTTATCAACGATTAAAAATCATACGGTCAAAAAACACGGTCAAAACTACGGTAATCCTGGACATATAA
- a CDS encoding M48 family metalloprotease, translating to MKTSVFLLILLSGPFLWALEMATMEDFCAEVYGGPSQVAGEVINECGVCAWPPETPDARACIPEKLYDRLPAFTIAQIKYLHGQRAVKNSAAAAMAAEEGCGTLDGTCRFFPEVHVAEAFYEVAGNVDQAACVIAHELGHINKEHFDKMLAATMRWIRRRGGVSRLGGSKEAVRRFSETDEFVELCNTHEQEADDQAMETMGLSEFKLEECSILFGTLGRDRCHPDPEVRAARAREFAERRRREEEERRRMIEESSAATERALEHLNQGAADDGEEVCPQYFVDDLGNPVYSCGGVGRLDR from the coding sequence ATGAAAACAAGCGTTTTTCTTTTGATTTTATTATCAGGCCCGTTTCTTTGGGCTTTGGAAATGGCGACCATGGAGGATTTTTGCGCCGAGGTTTACGGAGGGCCGTCTCAGGTCGCCGGGGAAGTAATTAATGAATGCGGGGTTTGCGCTTGGCCGCCGGAAACCCCCGATGCCCGGGCTTGTATCCCTGAGAAGCTTTATGACCGGCTCCCTGCATTTACGATCGCCCAGATCAAATATTTGCACGGGCAAAGGGCCGTTAAGAATTCCGCGGCCGCGGCGATGGCGGCCGAGGAGGGATGCGGGACATTAGATGGAACCTGCCGGTTTTTTCCGGAGGTGCACGTGGCCGAGGCTTTTTATGAAGTCGCCGGGAATGTTGATCAGGCGGCTTGCGTGATCGCGCATGAGTTGGGGCATATCAACAAGGAGCATTTCGACAAAATGCTGGCGGCAACAATGCGCTGGATCAGGCGCCGCGGGGGCGTGTCTCGTCTCGGCGGCTCAAAAGAAGCGGTGCGGCGTTTCAGTGAAACCGACGAATTCGTAGAGCTCTGTAATACGCATGAGCAGGAGGCCGATGATCAGGCGATGGAAACTATGGGTTTATCGGAGTTCAAATTGGAAGAATGTTCGATTCTTTTTGGAACGTTGGGACGGGACCGGTGCCATCCTGATCCGGAAGTCAGAGCCGCCAGGGCGCGCGAGTTTGCCGAGCGCCGCCGCCGCGAAGAAGAGGAGCGGCGGCGCATGATCGAGGAATCAAGCGCGGCGACGGAACGAGCGTTAGAGCATTTGAATCAGGGTGCGGCGGATGACGGTGAAGAGGTTTGCCCCCAGTATTTTGTCGATGATTTGGGGAATCCCGTTTACAGCTGCGGGGGGGTCGGGCGCTTAGACCGCTGA
- a CDS encoding aminotransferase class I/II-fold pyridoxal phosphate-dependent enzyme, translating to MSPVKPSKALSNLPPYLFVHLLELKRQAKELGRDIIDLGMGNPDIPTPPHIVEALAQAVRDPSTHRYPIGRGTPEFLSAAAAYYKKRFNAVVDPSTEAVALVGSKEGIGHTFMALADPGDTVIVPTPAYPAHVNAPYISRTKPYWAVLSEDNGYLMDFGKIPASVLRKARLMVLNYPNNPTGAVVENKSYLKDALKLAAKYGFLILYDNPYSDICFDGYRAPSILELSGAKKYAVEFNSLSKTYSMAGWRIGYALGNAQAIGYLAKFKGFIDYGVPTFIQRAAIAALENGGEEETAKIYERRRNAFLRAARENAGWDIPKVKASMYLWTKIPAWSKTKKSFDFVKNLLLQTGVCLSPGTGFGQAGEGYVRISLVESEERLAEAARRISSLKTLRNKETAASAV from the coding sequence GTGTCTCCGGTTAAACCGTCAAAAGCGCTCTCCAACCTACCCCCTTATCTATTCGTTCATTTGCTGGAGCTTAAGCGCCAGGCAAAAGAGTTGGGCCGGGACATCATTGATCTGGGCATGGGCAATCCGGATATTCCCACCCCGCCTCATATCGTTGAAGCCCTCGCCCAGGCGGTTCGCGATCCGTCCACGCACCGCTACCCCATCGGCCGGGGAACTCCTGAATTTTTATCCGCGGCCGCGGCTTATTACAAAAAACGCTTCAATGCCGTCGTCGACCCTTCGACCGAAGCCGTGGCGTTGGTCGGCTCCAAAGAAGGGATTGGTCATACGTTCATGGCTTTGGCTGATCCCGGCGACACCGTGATTGTGCCAACCCCCGCTTATCCCGCGCATGTCAACGCCCCGTACATTTCCCGGACAAAACCTTATTGGGCGGTGTTGAGTGAAGACAATGGTTACCTGATGGATTTCGGAAAAATCCCGGCTTCTGTGCTGCGTAAAGCGCGGCTCATGGTTTTAAATTACCCCAACAACCCAACCGGCGCCGTTGTCGAGAACAAATCTTATTTGAAAGACGCCTTGAAGCTCGCCGCCAAATACGGCTTCCTCATCCTCTACGACAATCCTTACAGCGATATTTGTTTCGACGGTTACCGCGCGCCGTCCATTCTGGAATTATCAGGCGCTAAAAAATATGCCGTGGAATTTAACTCCCTGTCGAAAACCTATTCCATGGCCGGCTGGCGCATCGGCTATGCCCTGGGCAATGCCCAGGCGATCGGATACCTGGCCAAATTCAAAGGGTTCATCGATTATGGGGTGCCCACGTTCATTCAACGCGCCGCGATCGCGGCTCTGGAAAACGGGGGGGAAGAAGAAACAGCCAAAATTTACGAGCGCCGGCGCAATGCCTTCCTGCGGGCCGCCCGCGAAAACGCGGGCTGGGACATCCCAAAAGTCAAAGCCTCGATGTATTTATGGACGAAAATCCCGGCCTGGTCCAAGACAAAAAAATCATTCGATTTCGTCAAGAATTTGCTGCTTCAAACCGGGGTTTGCCTGTCACCGGGCACGGGCTTCGGCCAAGCCGGAGAAGGCTATGTCCGCATCTCTCTGGTGGAAAGCGAAGAGCGCCTAGCCGAAGCCGCGCGGCGCATCAGCTCTCTAAAAACCCTCCGGAATAAAGAAACCGCCGCGTCAGCGGTCTAA